A genome region from Oenanthe melanoleuca isolate GR-GAL-2019-014 chromosome 2, OMel1.0, whole genome shotgun sequence includes the following:
- the TIMM21 gene encoding mitochondrial import inner membrane translocase subunit Tim21 — translation MPGMLPRTLPASLGRGCLRRWLLAPRGWALLGGGSCSCSCSRSRPRWPPQPPLLLGAARRSIGTRAGGLKAAKPGGNSKDVSVQRALNEETLVSAAQKVKEAGRDFTYFIVVLVGIGVTGGLFYVIFKELFSSSSPNKIYGDALEKCRSHPEIIGVFGDSIKGYGEATRRGRRQHVSHIEYVKDGLKHMRLKFYIEGTESGKQGTVHVEVKENLETGRYEVRYIFVDVETYPRRTIVIEDNR, via the exons ATGCCCGGCATGCTGCCCCGGACACTGCCCGCCTCCCTCGGGCGGGGCTGCCTGCGCCGCTGGCTGCTCGCCCCTCGCGGCTGGGCGCTCCTGGGCGgcggctcctgctcctgctcctgctcccgcTCCCGCCCCAGGTGGCCGCCCCAGCCCCCGCTGCTGCTCGGGGCCGCCCGCCGGAGCATCGGGACGCGAGCGGGAGGGCTGAAGGCTGCAAAACCTGGCGGGAATAGCAAGGATGTGTCCGTGCAAAGGGCGCTGAACGAGGAGACGCTGGTGTCGGCGGCTCAGAAAG TGAAAGAAGCTGGAAGAGACTTTACCTATTTTATTGTGGTGCTTGTTGGAATTGGTGTTAcag GTGGTTTGTTCtatgtgatttttaaagagCTATTCTCTTCTTCTAGTCCAAATAAGATTTATGGAGATGCCTTGGAGAAATGCAGATCTCACCCTGAG ATAATTGGTGTTTTTGGTGACTCTATCAAAGGTTATGGAGAGGCAACAAGAAGAGGAAGACGACAGCATGTCAG TCACATTGAATACGTAAAGGACGGACTGAAACATATGCGTTTGAAGTTCTATATTGAGGGCACTGAATCAGGGAAACAGGGAACAGTCCATGTGGAAGTCAAAGAG aatcTTGAAACAGGAAGATATGAGGTTCGCTACATATTTGTGGATGTTGAGACCTATCCAAGAAGAACCATTGTCATAGAGGACAACAGATAG